The nucleotide sequence TTCTGGGGATGGGATCAAGGATAGGGTTACCTATAACTATTCAGATCTTTCCAATCCGTACTTTATTGTAGAGGTGTATGATACTTCTCAGTCCAATTATCTTCCCGGTTTTTCGTTGTATTGGAATCAGGATTTGACCCAAGACTTAAACGGGGACGGGGTTCCGGATATTCTTAGAGCGAATGTAAGCACTACCGAAGAAGCAGATAACGAAGATGCGGATTCCTTGCCCCAAACGATAACCGTTCGGAATTTTTCGGTAAACATTACGAATATCACATATTATGAAATTCCTATAGATCTCAGAAATTATCTCCCTTCCGCAAATACATCCGGAAGTTCTTCGGATAATGCGTATTTCAATTGGAGGAATAGAAAAGAATTCATAGATCTGAACGGGGATGGAAGAGCGGACTTCTTGAGATATGATTCTTCCGAATCTAGGCTAATCGTTTCTTATTCTAAAACGGACTCGAATGGAAATCTATTTTATTCCGCCGATGGGGACGAGTCCTGGGTGACTGGAGGATATCTGATTCCGCTGGATATCAATGGGGATGGTAAACCGGAACTTTTAGGCTTGAATGGCGAAAAAAGACCGCTGCAATATTCCGTGCCGTCCAGTATTCCATTTGTGAATACGGTAGCTTATCGTCAGTTCCCTTATGAATCGAATTTAGAATTACATCTGTTAAGATTCCGTTCCGATATTCCTTCCGGACTTTTGACCAAAATAGAGAACGGTTCCTATGTCTCCGATGGAAACGTAAGCGTTCAATTAGAGTATTCCCTTTCTAAAAATCATCCGACAGCGAACGGACTTGCGTTATATGATCCGAATCATCCTGAATTTCTTCCTTTCCTGTTTCCGGACTTTTTGACCGTTAAACTTTCTCAAAAAGCGGGGAGTACGGTTTTGGAAGAAAATTCATATAAATATTTCCACTCGCGAATTTATAGAGGCGGATTTAGAAATTCCGGATATTTAGGATTTCAAAAAATAGAAGAAAAAAATACGATCTCCAATTCCATTACGGAAACGAAATATGATACTCCTTTCTTGGAGGCTGTTGGAATTGCGACCGCTCAGACGAAATTTAAGAATGGGTCTAAAATTTCCGAATTATATAAAAACTTCCGAAAATCAATATCTTTCAACGGCGGCATACTGATACAGGAAACGGATACTCTGGAGAATGTATATAGGGCAGGTCAATTATTCCAATCTTCTACGGTAACAAAAACGTATGATACTTATGGAAATAATACCCGCAAAGACACAAGTATTAACGGAACCACTGTCGGCGAAAAAATTACGTATTTGAACGATTGGAACGAGGGTATATTAGGAAAGCCGACTGATATTCAAGTATTGAAGAATGGGGAGATCATTTCTCACAAAAAAATAGAATATTCTAATTTTCAAATATCAGCGGTGAAAGAGGAGATGAGTCCCGGTGTCTGGAAGAGCGAAATGATCCAGGCATACGACTCTTACGGAAATCCAAGTCTTATAAAAGAGTCTAGCGGAAATTCGATCACTGTAGAATATGATAATATTCTACATAAGTTCCCGCTCAAGATGACCAACGGACTAGGCCAGGTCACCGAAAAAACCTATAATTTTGCAAACGGTTTGGAATTATCCAGCACGGACGAAAATGGGGGAATTTCCAGAACGGAATACGATCCTCAGGGGAGGGCTATAAAAAGTTATTTACCTGGGGAAACCGAGTGGTCGGAAAAAATCGAATATGAAAACACCGGGGACCTAGAGAATCAGCTTGTCCGAAAAATCTTCCGAAGGAGTAATGGTGAGACTTGGCAGGAAGATCTGAGTAATAATATTACTAAAATTTCTAAAAAAAGAAGCAGCCTAGTAAACGGGTACGTTCTAGTGGAGGAAACTCGCCGGAATTTGGAGGGCCAGGTCACTCGGAAAATCGATCCGTATTTAGAAGGATCCAATCCTTTTTCCTGGACGGATTTTACTTATGACTCGGAAGGGAACCAGGTTCGAAGCGAAAGAAACGATGGAACAGTGATCGAATCCGAAACCGACGGTTTGATCTCTAAAAGAAGGGAACTTCTTAACGGAAATCTAATTAAGGAAACCATTGAGGAGAGAAATCTGATCGGTCAGGTAATTTCTTCGACTCAGCAAGGAAAGACAACACGCTATTCTTATGACTCTGCCGGTAGGATTTCGGAGATCATAGATCCGGAAAACGGGACCACGTTTATTGAAAGTGACTTTGGAGGAAGAAAGACCAAAGTGGTCCATCCGGATTCAGGAAGGATCGAATATGAATACGATCCAAATTCCGGAAAATTATCCAAACAAAAATACCAAAACGGTTCCAGCATACAATACTCATACGATATCTTAGGAAGAGTCTCCCAAGTGAAAGGAGAATCTCCTGAAACCGGGGTCGTATATTACTTATATGAATACGATGACCCGGATAAAGAGAATGGGATCGGTAGATTGACCAAAGTAACAGACCCACTTGGATCGACGGAGTTCGGATATGATCTAAGAGGGAATCAAAACCTCGTCGTAAAAAAACTCACGGAAGAAGATCTACAATTTGTAATTCGTAAAAAGTATAATCTGCAAAACCAAATAGAAGAGACCGTATATCCGGATGGAAGTATTGCAAAGAACTTATATTCCGAAGCTGGATTTCTTTCCGGGATCACTTTAACGCCCGGAGATGGAAGTGGTTCTGATTTTCCTATCGTTCAATACCAGGGTCCTATCCTGGAGGATGGGGAACTTAAGATCCAAAGAAAGTTGGGAAACGGTGTTCGAACGGATATATATTATGATCTGATAAAACGTAGGCCTAGTAGATTCGTTTCCGTCAAGGATACTGAAATTTATCAAAGTATAGAATACAATTACGATCAGTTTGGAAATTATCTTTCTATCTTGGATAAAAAAAATCCGGTACGGAGCCAAAACTTCCAATACGATACGCTCAATAGACTGGTGTCCGCTTCGGGCATTTATGGAACGGAAGAATACACATATTCCGATTCCGGAAAATTACTCCAGAAAGGGAACTTATTCTATTCTTATGAAAATCCTTCTCATAAGAATGCAGTTACAAGGGTAGCAGGTCAAAATCATTCTTACCAATATTCTTACGATGGTTCCGGAAATATCATCTCCAAAAACGGGGAAAGTTTCCGCTACGATCCTTTCCAAAAATTGAAAGAGATCCAAACGGAAGACCAAGATCGTATTAAATTCGATTATGACTTTTCGGGAACCAGAATACGAAAAACAAAATCCAGCGATTCCAGTAAAACAATCAGTTTGGGCGGATTGTATGAAGTTTCCGTTTCTCCGGGAAAATCCCCGCAACATACATTGTACTTCCGGGGGAATTCTGGAGATCTGGTGGCCCAGTGGACCAGAACGGACGCAGTTCTTGTAAGTTATCTGGGAAACAGTATTTCCGCTTCACCGTCCGGAATAGAAACGGGATGGAAGACGTTATCTTGGGCAATAAAAGACAATTCCATCCGAGGAATAAAGTATTTATTCCTAATGCCGGGAACTAATTTAGGATTTTTGTATATAACAATTCTATTAGGTCTTGGATTCGGACTACTTTCCTTTCAAGAAGGTCTATGGAAGTCCGTTTTAAAATTCACTTCTCCGATACTGATCGTTTCTTTTTCAAATTGTTCTGTTCTGATGCCCGGTGGTAACGGAAATCCACCCTGGTTAGTTCCACCGCAATTTGATTCAAATACACCGAATGTAAGTAACCCTTATGAGCCGGGGGGACCGGGGTCCGGGGTGGGACTTCCAGTCGGCGGATTCTTATTTCTTCATCCGGATCATTTGGGTTCCATCACCATGGCAACAGATGGGAATGGAAATAGGATCGCAGGAGGGAACCAGGGCGGAGCATCACATATTTCTTATAAACCATACGGAGAGATCCAGAGAAACGATTCTTCCGGACCGGATGTGTTCCGTTACAAATACAATGGACAAGAAGAAGATAAGGAAACCGGTCTCTATTATTTCAAAGCAAGATATTACGATCCGGTCATCGGAAGATTTTTACAGGCGGACTCGGTTATGGATACCTCGAGACCGATGGGGATGGATCTGTATATGTATACGGAAGGTAATCCAATCAGGTACACAGACCCAAGCGGGAACAGTATTTTGAGTAGTTTCCTGGAAAGGAACGGGCTTGGGTTCTTGAACTTTAATCTTTCGTTAAGTACATTTTTTAGCAATGCGCTTTATGTGAGTTCTCAGAGATGGAGCGATGCCGGACTTGGAATTGTTATGGCGCTCAATCCTGCTGCAGTGATTGGAACCGCTTTAGGAGTGGGTGCAGCCGCTTCTTTAGTAGCGACCGCTACTATCACTACCGGACTTGGACTTGCGGTTGGGGCAGGGATTGCCGCAATCGGAGCCGCATCCTTGGCGAGTGTGGCAGCAATTACGTTAGGTGCTACAGTTGCAGCCGTCGCACTCGCTACCGGTTTTGCAGCCAGTGCTATCGCTGCAGGACTTGCAGCTTCCGCGGCGGGAGTAGCTCTTTTTGTCGGTATGGGGGCGTTGGCGGTCGTATCTGCCGTAGTAACTACCGCTCTTGCTGCCGCAGTGGGAACTGCTCTGCTTGTGAGTGCTCTTATTCCTATTCTTGCTGCGACCGGGCTCGGGATTGGACTTCTTGCAGTAGGCTCAATAATATCTCCAATTACTTTCCAAGCGTATCTAGCAGGTGGATATTCTAAATCAAGTTTCAATAATATAAATTGGAATGAAAAGAATGCGAGAACAGCCGGTTGTTACGCGGCCATAGGTCAAGCCGGTGCGATGGTAGGGGGATTTGTGCTAACACAGATGCCTTGGTTGGCTCCGGGATTGACTGGAGTATCCGCATCAGCAGGAGTTCAAACCTATATCGTATCAGCAATCGAATACTTAGGTTACATTGGTATCACTCACAGTATTGCAACCGGCGACTGGGCTAGCGCCGGAGCGAGCTTATTAGGTTTAGGGTTAGTTCCGGGAGCCGGACTTGCTTATAGTGCCGGCGATTACATGCATTCAGCTTGTGGAGGAACATTATAAATGAATTTAATCCGTTCCCTTTCCTTTCTATTAATTTCTCTTTTGGTATTCTGTTCTTGTGCAGGCAGCGTTCCTGGTCATGGAATTTACTATTGGCAGAGAACTATTCATAATTTTCAGAATACATACATTAAGTTTGAATTTTCAAACTTAATGTATGAAAAGCAATCGAAGGCGAGAAATATAAAAATCTATTCCTTTTTCGCATTCTTCGATGATGTGAATCCTTTTTTATTAACTCCCGGAAGTATTCATCCGGAATCAGATTATTGGGAAGGATACTACAATGACATAAAAAGTTTACCATTTGAAATTAAAGAGAATATTCGTTTTGTTTTTATGGAAGGGTGTGAATATCGAATGCCTACTACTTCCGGGAAGGTGAAATATCTTTTTTCATTTAATACATCAGGATACGCCGGAAAATTAAGAACTGAAATCGATCTCCCTCCAAATCATTCCATTCGCTTGAGCTTTAAAGAAAAAGGAATCCCTTATCCAGACGCAAAAACCATAGGAGAACGACTAGCAAATGATAGAAGCCGTTATGATTGGTATGAAATTATCTCCACGATAGAGCCTACCCCAGATTCAGACCCGATTAAACCCTGCGAAGTCAAAAAGGATGCTCCAAAATCAGAGTAAGTTGTTGCCAATGCATGAAAAAGGGATAGGCATTAGCTGGAAAGTTCAAAACGCGCTTATGAATAGAGCGAATTTAAATCTTAATATCGAAAAGAACCGCCCCGGTGAAGAAGAGCCGGTCTGTGAGTTGGGATCGAATTTTAATTGCTGAAAAGTGATATGAGAAATGGTGTTTGCCTGCGGAGGAATCCTGTAAATGAGTAGTTTATGTTTTCGTTATGAAAGAATTCTCATTTATTTCGTGCTTATATTGAGTTTTGCAAATCTGTACTTCTGTGGTCCGATCGGCCCGAACTATAATTACTGGGACATAGAAAGTTTTGATAGCACGTATCTGAGATTTAATTTTCCGGATCTAGGTCCAGAATCTCCATATTTTCCTCCAGGACTTTTCGTTTCGGAAAGAGATAAGAAGACTTATTATCTCACAATATTTTTGGAGAATGATTGGTTGCCCAATCGAAGTTTACAGCCGGAAGATTGGTATTGGAAAAAGTTTTATTCTAATTGGGATAGTCTACCTCCGATAGTTCAATCCGCTCCGAGATTTAATTTTATTTCAGGCTGTGAATATTATATTCCTGTTCCGGTCGGAAAATCCAGCTATTCTATCTTTAGCTATAATCGGAACCGTTCGAATATAGGTGGCGGGAGCATAACTAAAGTTGTAGAACTTCAGCCCGGTCAGTCTATTCGAGTTCATTTTAGAAATCCTGAAATATTGACTGAAGATAAAATCGATCCCAGTAAATACATACGATACAACATTGGAGATCGGATTTTATTTTCTATAGAGCCCACGCCTTTGCGCATGGATAAACCCGGCTGTGAGTTTGTGAAATAATTTTAAAATAATAAACAAAGGCATAAAAAAACGATGAAACGAACCTATTTCACAATATTGATGCTACTTTTCGTTCTGAATTGTATCGCAGTGGATACATTAGGAATAACGGATACTTACAAAGGAGATGAGGCCAAGGAAAAGTTATTGGCTGCGGCAAAAGTAGGGGATTATTTGACTGCTACGGAATATTTTACTGACCAAGGTTATACTGGGGCCGAATTGGATTCTTATGTGATGGCTCAAGTCATCTTAGCATCTTTTATAAATGAGACGGTCTTCAATCTGGATGAATCCAAATATTATAAAAAGAAGGATGTCGACGACTGTGCTCAAGTGATCCAATTTTTAGGGGTCGTCGCTGATTATGATTCTTTTACTTCGTTCATGACCAATCGAACTTGTCGTTTAAATCCAAACGATATGTTTTTTGATCGGAATATCGGTAAAAGTTCGAATAGCGGCGAATAAAAAATCTTTTTTAACGACGCAATTCCCCATCTTCCTGGATCACTTTCGAAACGTTATGTATCCCTCCTTGGAAGAGAAGACCTAGATAATCGGATAATTTTCTAAGATCGTAATTGTCTTCTTTTGCTAGGAGAACCATCGCTTCGAACCCGGCGGCTACCATCATAACGGAAGTGATGCGGATCGGATGCGCAGGAAAACCTCCTGCAGCTACCATTCTTTCCAAGTCACTGTCTAATTCTTCCAAGATATAGGTCATCGAGCCGCCTTGGAATAGGTATCCCCGAATAATATCCCTGTTCCTGGTCAATAGATCTAAGTGAATTCGATCCTGCATCATCACTTGGAAGACGGCAAAGTAGGCATCGCTTAAAAAAGCCAAAGGACTTTCCGCTTTTGCACGGGCCTCTCTGATCCCCTTTCGGATTCCTTCGGCTAATTCATCCGCAATGTCTTGCATTACGGATTCCTTATCTTTGTAATAATTATAGAAAGTTCCCTGAGCAAGCCCGCTTTCTCGGATGATTTCTCTGGTGGAGCAAGCCTCGAATCCTACACTTGCAAAAACCCTACGAGCCGCATTTAGGATCGCATTTCTATTTTTTGTTTTGTTGTCCTGTCTTCTGGACCCGGAAGTTATTAGTTTCA is from Leptospira sp. WS58.C1 and encodes:
- a CDS encoding RHS repeat-associated core domain-containing protein, with the protein product MFRTGRYYVILIFCSAILLLAWNPLRPIYSFFSTFFGLETEIPLPFPDVSVNSYGKPGFSLSIQVPPGTGDLVPSIDIQYSGSGSGILGKGWTLVGFPQISKNPNLGVHFGSSDGYTSSQFGEMISDTSGNYKFKFESFSKAEFDGSVWKVRDKNGIIYEYGKNFSGGSNSRLDSDGAPIAFYLDKVRDRFGNGYDIQYDPENLQSADVMPKEVVYARGNARILFIYEDLSERFGEKIFSLTKSLSRKKRLEKIEVYAKDFSGSENLSEVYEFDYDTIDGETFLTSFHRKNFKPILFSYSNRSNQAQYVKSSGKTFQNSYRASDPSVRSFCEATVASCACTADWGCIVASNYSAPSLCQIGIENFQDICTNGVEMSFAVPADVDGDGSPEMVRVLGNMDSQRFSVSKLSSWDTENLDSISVSGESKGNPIGVTTEGRIFPGDFNGDGKTDFLVLRSNGAKGIVYYGPDLHSVEYPELIAENLHQSKPYHFLADVNGDGKIDFLQAKTSTKIQIYLSTGSGFQKSQLLNITDPGNSFQGFVDMDKNGIPDLLRVNGTSDPRLILTFYDFKNGNLIELEQTEISRATFGNDGDQFVSDLNGDGYLDFVFFSGVTSQGTIHYYPFDGRKFRTNGGGAFQTVSVNGAYASKQKQSSSASNQPFMEIDLSGDGIKDRVTYNYSDLSNPYFIVEVYDTSQSNYLPGFSLYWNQDLTQDLNGDGVPDILRANVSTTEEADNEDADSLPQTITVRNFSVNITNITYYEIPIDLRNYLPSANTSGSSSDNAYFNWRNRKEFIDLNGDGRADFLRYDSSESRLIVSYSKTDSNGNLFYSADGDESWVTGGYLIPLDINGDGKPELLGLNGEKRPLQYSVPSSIPFVNTVAYRQFPYESNLELHLLRFRSDIPSGLLTKIENGSYVSDGNVSVQLEYSLSKNHPTANGLALYDPNHPEFLPFLFPDFLTVKLSQKAGSTVLEENSYKYFHSRIYRGGFRNSGYLGFQKIEEKNTISNSITETKYDTPFLEAVGIATAQTKFKNGSKISELYKNFRKSISFNGGILIQETDTLENVYRAGQLFQSSTVTKTYDTYGNNTRKDTSINGTTVGEKITYLNDWNEGILGKPTDIQVLKNGEIISHKKIEYSNFQISAVKEEMSPGVWKSEMIQAYDSYGNPSLIKESSGNSITVEYDNILHKFPLKMTNGLGQVTEKTYNFANGLELSSTDENGGISRTEYDPQGRAIKSYLPGETEWSEKIEYENTGDLENQLVRKIFRRSNGETWQEDLSNNITKISKKRSSLVNGYVLVEETRRNLEGQVTRKIDPYLEGSNPFSWTDFTYDSEGNQVRSERNDGTVIESETDGLISKRRELLNGNLIKETIEERNLIGQVISSTQQGKTTRYSYDSAGRISEIIDPENGTTFIESDFGGRKTKVVHPDSGRIEYEYDPNSGKLSKQKYQNGSSIQYSYDILGRVSQVKGESPETGVVYYLYEYDDPDKENGIGRLTKVTDPLGSTEFGYDLRGNQNLVVKKLTEEDLQFVIRKKYNLQNQIEETVYPDGSIAKNLYSEAGFLSGITLTPGDGSGSDFPIVQYQGPILEDGELKIQRKLGNGVRTDIYYDLIKRRPSRFVSVKDTEIYQSIEYNYDQFGNYLSILDKKNPVRSQNFQYDTLNRLVSASGIYGTEEYTYSDSGKLLQKGNLFYSYENPSHKNAVTRVAGQNHSYQYSYDGSGNIISKNGESFRYDPFQKLKEIQTEDQDRIKFDYDFSGTRIRKTKSSDSSKTISLGGLYEVSVSPGKSPQHTLYFRGNSGDLVAQWTRTDAVLVSYLGNSISASPSGIETGWKTLSWAIKDNSIRGIKYLFLMPGTNLGFLYITILLGLGFGLLSFQEGLWKSVLKFTSPILIVSFSNCSVLMPGGNGNPPWLVPPQFDSNTPNVSNPYEPGGPGSGVGLPVGGFLFLHPDHLGSITMATDGNGNRIAGGNQGGASHISYKPYGEIQRNDSSGPDVFRYKYNGQEEDKETGLYYFKARYYDPVIGRFLQADSVMDTSRPMGMDLYMYTEGNPIRYTDPSGNSILSSFLERNGLGFLNFNLSLSTFFSNALYVSSQRWSDAGLGIVMALNPAAVIGTALGVGAAASLVATATITTGLGLAVGAGIAAIGAASLASVAAITLGATVAAVALATGFAASAIAAGLAASAAGVALFVGMGALAVVSAVVTTALAAAVGTALLVSALIPILAATGLGIGLLAVGSIISPITFQAYLAGGYSKSSFNNINWNEKNARTAGCYAAIGQAGAMVGGFVLTQMPWLAPGLTGVSASAGVQTYIVSAIEYLGYIGITHSIATGDWASAGASLLGLGLVPGAGLAYSAGDYMHSACGGTL
- a CDS encoding TIGR04452 family lipoprotein produces the protein MKRTYFTILMLLFVLNCIAVDTLGITDTYKGDEAKEKLLAAAKVGDYLTATEYFTDQGYTGAELDSYVMAQVILASFINETVFNLDESKYYKKKDVDDCAQVIQFLGVVADYDSFTSFMTNRTCRLNPNDMFFDRNIGKSSNSGE
- a CDS encoding TetR/AcrR family transcriptional regulator yields the protein MKLITSGSRRQDNKTKNRNAILNAARRVFASVGFEACSTREIIRESGLAQGTFYNYYKDKESVMQDIADELAEGIRKGIREARAKAESPLAFLSDAYFAVFQVMMQDRIHLDLLTRNRDIIRGYLFQGGSMTYILEELDSDLERMVAAGGFPAHPIRITSVMMVAAGFEAMVLLAKEDNYDLRKLSDYLGLLFQGGIHNVSKVIQEDGELRR